DNA from Tachysurus fulvidraco isolate hzauxx_2018 chromosome 16, HZAU_PFXX_2.0, whole genome shotgun sequence:
CACGACACAGAGCTGATCGGCCAGCAGAAGGAACGGAGCTCAAACCGAACATCAGTGACGATAAAGGTGAGCAAATTATTTCGCTCGTTATTTTCTCAACTATTCTTTTATCCTTTATTTTAAGACAGATCTTTATCACCATCACCTTTATACAGACCTCTTCGTCTTTCCTGCtttatcttattattttgtCCACCATTAAATCCTctactgatgtattcatttatttttattaaccgAAAAGTGTCTTTATCGTTTAGTTTTAATTTTCGATGGTATGAAAAGTTACGAATTTAAACTCagctaataataattaattctgCCTGAATAAGGTATTTTTGAGCAAACACCTGAGATTccattgtaaataatattttggatcattttggATTATGAACCtttcaaatatttcttttttttttttaaattcagagtAAAAAATATCGAGAaattaaacattgtttttttttttaattattaaaaaacattttacttacAGTTTACAGAACTGgttataatacattaataaaccGTTAAAAGCATTATAAGTggttataacacacacaacacatgtttGTTGGCGCACCATGTTCGTAGACGTTCAGAGTTCCTAATAATCGGGCAACATGTTATGAAATGCATCATGGGGCATTATAACGCAGAGAACTACAGAATGTGTACGCATTATAAGCTGATATGAATGTGGTCACAGttctataatatactgtataatatattatcctataataataatatgaccTTCATAGAAAGTGCTACTAGAGATTATAACCTGTTGCATTGatattaaatactttattttattttatttattttattattttatgggTAAACATTTTacctaattatttaatttggaCTAATTTCAAACTAAAGTGCTAAACATAAACAGAATCATTTCCTTATGTCGATCAGTTACAGAGAGTTCATTTTTAATTGGactttaatttgtataaaatgccaatgataatgattttttttaatctctttatgaatctttatttaaaaaatattttaatggaaTCATTGTCaatgttatatttaaataagaacCTAATTTACTTAACTTAATTAAACTTAATTAAACTTGCGAGCTTGAGATTATAAAAATCCTCAAGTCCAGTGGTTTTTTACTGTCATCCCtctgtgtactgtacattagaGTACACAAGACTACATGCAGTGCAGATACAcaacatgacaataaacacacacaggatgctGCGTCATTACTGGGTTAAGTAGCGTAGGGAGGCAGCAGGGTGTGGAGAAGGTGTTGAGAAGTCGGCTGGTGCTGCCGGTGGCTCGGACGCTCCTGTACAGTACGTCACTGTACTGCTGCCTCTTCTGGGATAATGTGTTTCTAAATCAAGACGTTTAGTAAATGCCATAAAATCTAAAGTGTTAAGTGGCAGCAGAGGGAATGTTCGCTCACATGGACATTCCCTCTGCTGCCACTTAACATTTAGATTTTATGGCATTTACTAAACATCATGAGTAGAGTCTCAGATTTTCAGCTGTTCTCACAATTTGTCTGTAGGTTCTTGTGGCTGGAAGCTGTGTGGTTCCTGTGTAGTTTCTTATGCAAGTGTAGGTCTGGGTCCTCATGCATGTGTAGGTCCGGGTCCTCATGCATGTGTAGGTCCGGGTCCTCATGCATGTGTAGGTCCGGGTCCTCATGCATGTGTAGGTCCGGGTCCTCGTGCATGTGTAGGTTCATGTTTAAATGTTCAGGTCCTCATAAATGTGCACACCAAGACACCCTTTTGACTCCCTCTACAGTTCTGTAGACATGCAGCAGTGAGCGGTCTACTCGGGTTCTCTCTCCTCTATCATTAACATCATCTCGTTGGACTGTTGCTCCATGTCGTGATCTAAACTCCGAGTCACTGAACTCTAAGCCATGATTTTAAACTGAAATCAGGAGTCATTTTACCTTGACGCCAAACATTTTCTAATCGataacaagaacaaaaaaaatgtctcaaAGACTTTCGAGAACCTGcacaaattatatatttattatatttccaCATTCTGACTTTTATTAATCGTTACGAATCGTTACGATGTCACGTTATGAAACATTGTACTTTTATGGTTATagatttaggttttttttccccctctcgaAGTCAGTGAGAATGTAAACTTGTCGGTCATAAAGGTTCGAGGAATAACAATCTTCTGACAGAAAACATCACAGCGTCGATGAATAAACAACACCCTGGTTTTATAACCTGTTCATGTGGCTCAACTGtcatccaggtctctgttactatagaaacgttaAATCTAAAACTTTGGGCCAATCAGAATGAAGTGTTCAAGAGGAGGACATGTAGGGATGAGGCAGCGAGTTTAACATCATAAAGGCATCGTTGttgaaaactgtgtgtgtgtgtgtgtgtgtgtgtgtgtgtgtgtgtgtgtgtgtgtgtatgtgtgtgtgttaacgaACTTCATTTCCGGAGCAGCCCACAAGCACTTGAGAAAAGAACACTGCTTCTTTACAGCTTTAGAGCCATGAAGGATCAACAGCACACACTTCATTGTGTGAAAGAGTGACGCAGCTCTGCTGATGAATCATAAAGCTTTAATATTTCAAGgtcaaaataatgttttttatttctctagGACTAAAAATATGTCTCGAGAGCACGGAACTTGTGTTCTGTTCTATTCACCCTCACCTGCATGCCGTCGTACGGGTTCTAACTTGTTCTTCTCATCTTTTGATCTTCTCATGCAGATGCAGTGTGTTTCCTGGCTCTCGGCCGTGTTcgtcctgtgtgtgtgggggtcagCGGCGGACAGAAGGTGCCTGGAAATCACGGACTGCAAAGAACTCGGCTCTCGGGacaaaataacagtaaaaacttttaaaatgtcaACATCAAACATGATGTAACTCCTTTAACTCTCCGATCATTAATCATCTTTTTGACTCATCCTCATGTCCCTGTAGCTTAAGGGACCCTTTGTATGATGTTTATAGTCATCACTTTAGCATTCTACTAATAACTAGCCTCAGTTATCAAGCTGGAGAGGAACATAAATCACACATACGAGCTTTTATACAagaaatttattatatataaaaaatcctGTAAATTCAGAGATGTGTTTAAAAACATGCTGATATTCTGCTGGTGCTCGAGAGTGTGTGGAAGTTTACACATAAAAACTCACTCAGTTATAACCTGCATGTGTTCAGCAGGagctcttcacacacactccatcaaaacagacaaaaagaaagaaagaaagaaagaaagaaagaaagaaagaaagaaagaaagaaagaaagaaagaaagaaagaacagatgaaagtgaaaagtgacATACGGTTAAGTACgttgacccatactcagaatttgttctctgcatttaacccatccaaatgcacacacacagcagtgaacacacacacacagcagtgaacacacacacacacacacacacacacacacacacacacacacccccggagcaatgggcagccatttatgctgcggcgcccggggagcagttgggggggttcgatgccttgctcaagggcacctcagtcgtgttATTGCCGGCCCGatactcgaacccacaaccttagggttaggagtcagactctctaaccattaggccacgacttcccaaccagatgaaagaaagaaagaaagaaagaaagaaagaaagaaagaaagaaagaaagaaaaagaaagaaaaaactgatgaaagaaagaaagaaagaaagaaagaaagaaagaaagaaagaaagaaagaaagaaagaaagaaagaacagatgaaagaaaaagaaagaaaaaacagatgaaagaaaggaaacagaagaaagaaagaaagaagacaaacagatgaaaggaagaaaaaaaagaagacactaaaaaagctaaaaaataaaatataaaataaaattctctgTACTTTATGCTTTGGCTCCTTTTATTCTGAGTTGAAtccaaataaacagaaatattctaAGCTCCGCCTCCAGACATAAAGCCACGCCCCTTGCCTCTTATTCTGCCACTTGTGTGGAGTGACACTGACCTGTGTGTTAACACAGCGACTCAGGATggcttttatttatctatcatcgcggctttatttatttaattatgtgtAAACTTTATTTCTAATCTGTTTCGGGTAAAAGTTTGTTGGGAATAAACCAGAAATGCCGCCTGTTTTATAGGAGTGCGTCTGGCAGTGCAGGCTGAAGCAGCTGGTCAGCAGCACTGAAAACCTGCTCGCAAATCTACAGCAGAgcgatgaggaagaggaggaggaggaggaggatgaagacaGTATGAGCCTCGGCGTACTGCTTTCAGCTCTGTCTCCCTATGACGCCTCTCACCAACAGCTGCCCAGTGTGAGACCTCAGCGCAGCGAAGAGAGACCTTCATACTCCATGGAGCATTTCCGCTGGGGGAAACCCGCCAGCCGCAAGCGGCGACCGCTCAAAGCGCACGTCTCGGAGGAAGACAAATGGGTGGAGGAGCCGTCCATGGAGACGCCTTTATCTTCACTCAACAGACGTCAGCTGGAGGGCAGCGATGGGCGTGAGCTAAAAAATACGAACAACAAGAGCACCACCACCAAGTACCGTATCACCCACTTCCGCTGGAGCGCTCCTCCCACCGCCAAGCGCTACGGCGGCTTCATGAAGCCGTGGGCCGAGAGATCCCACAAGCCGCTGCTCACGCTGATCCGCAACATCATGGTGAAAAACGGACACTGAGCGACTGCAGAAAGAAGTGTCGCTGTTGAGGAGGTGTAACGTGTCAGAACACTCCTTCTGTTCATCTACAGAACTTCAGAAAACATCAACGATACGAGACTCGgtcttctgctctgtgtctgatccagcttcaaaaacacaatcattaaaaaacatgttGAAACTGATGTCCATGTCACTGATCCCTTttaatatagatagatagatagatagatagatagatagatagatagatagatagatagatagatagatagatagaaagaaagtcTTTAACTAGAATTCAACCACAAATTAATTCCTTTGTTCCTTTGTATTTAATCATAAGTATTATATCATTatgttattacaaaaaaaaaagaaaaataagaaactcacactctcacaaactcttgttcactcgctcacactcacacacgctttttcgcttgctctctctctctctctctctctcacacacacacacacacatgcttgttCGTTCActcgcttacacacacacacacttgttcactcgcttccacacacactcttgttcaCTCGCTTCCACACAGCGTTCTCTCACTAAACGGCTGCTgttctttttatataaatataatttgcaGAAAACGGGAcgagaaatattttttaaataaatcaaagtcTTCACTCATCAATGAACATGTTTTATTGAGCAGCTGCTGCACTGACAGATAAAAAACAAAGTCTACAGATGTACAAGTCCAGAGACGGGACACAGACACCACTTTCATTCACCATCGGGAACATTTACACCACAaaatacagaacacacaacacgtcTCTCCCACGCTGTTCGGCCTCAGCGTCACACCGatacgcgcgcgcgcgcgcgcacacacacacacacacacacacacacacacacacacacacacacacacacacacacacacacacacacacacacacacacacacacacctcagattTACAACTGAACCTGCCAGAGCCTTCAAGGAAATGGTTACAATTTGAACAattataaacagaaacaaaataacgtgtaataataataataataataataataataataataataataggttaaAAGATTCAATGAATGCAGTTTACTTTTAACTTGAGCTGAAGCTTAAATCATAGCATTAGAAAATATTGTATATgccaaaaaataaatctcaaataatttttgacatttgaatgtataatattaatatttcaatTAGAATCAATTTCACGTTCATTTTGCTTTCAAAATAATGTACGGGAAACATCAAAAGCAGACAAACAAATTTACACAGAACTCCTATTTTCCATTTCcaaataaaactaattaaaggattcattgttttttttttatcctggcTTTTGCCTGCAAATTGACAAATGATCATTAATcgaaattgaattgaacctgttaaaaaaataataataataataaaaagtacatCTTAAAGTGTTCAAATTTCCGAATCCAATCTCTATAATCTCTTACCGATCATACCGACCGCTGTAGAGTATTTGTTGAGCTTTTAGAATTTGGATGTGAAATTGTGTAAATCTGAATTTTCATGAAAATCTAAATTGTTCAGTTCACTTATTAGAAATTATTAAGGCAGAAAAATTCAGATTAAATTTTAAACccactttattgtttttttttttttaactaattacTCATTCATTTGTAGTTGATGTCCTCTATCTGAATTGTATTAAATTGATATTGTATTCTATGgtggtgtattttattacattttctaaaaagatgtaaaaagttcatttcaaattcaaataaatttcaaAACTAAAGATTTCAATTTGATGCTACAAAACTTTTTAATTCAGGTCGTTCACAATGCCACACTCCTCCTTCCTTACTTGAACACTCAGATTCACAAATGGAGCTGTACACAAACTGCTACGACGATCCGAACGTGTTTTTGAATCGTTTTGTGTTGAAACAGAATTTTAACCTGAGCTAAAGTTCTAGCTTTGCACAACTAACACTGACCAATTAAAGCATTTCACTCGAGTCCAAAACCAACCGAATGtactaaaaaaattcaaatccaaaacacacaatacacaattacagaatattaaacagaattgtttttgtaattgtgtGAAGTCTAAGCAGttcttttgtattaaaatgtttacatctTGAGTTTTGAgccacaacaaaacacaacataaaaaaaaaaaaaaagtctgaactTTTTTTGGTTTCaatttaaaaattctttaaaacagacacagaaaatgTGACACACACGACGGTGAGACATCTATAATGGGGACGTGTTGACCAGACGACCGCGTGGTCATGTCACCACGGTGAAaaaatgacatgtttttttctggGAGCGATCACGGTTATACCTCAACACCACGTAGGAGAGAATTCTTCTGCTACTTAAAAACAGAACTTAAAGACAACCGTCAGTGACAGATGACAcgctaatataaaaaaataaacaaaaacaaaaacctctGAACTTTTGCgatctgaaaaaacaaaacaaaaaaaaaacagttaaaaccTGCAGTGGTGACTCCGATGAAATGTCCTGGACACGTTCagctgtaactgtgtgttttatCTGGATATCATGTCCTCTGGAGGTTGCGGCGGTACGTAAAGCGTCGTTCTTCTTGTAAATTCTCTTCCTGGTAGTAAAATCTCATGCTGGTTAGTTCGTCACCTGTAATTCCCTCGAGCTCGGCGTTAGAAAGCCAGCGTGGTCTAAAACTAAGATTGTTTGTATCCGCACGTACGTTCGAGATCGTTAGATACGTATTATGCAGTCGTATGCTATGACTAAACGTAAAGAAAGTTGCTTACGGACGCTTTAAAATAAGCAGCTAAATAAAATCTCTAAAATTTACATTCGCGGAGCATTAATACAGTTCACGGAAATTTTATCCAGTgcaattattatcattattatttattttttagtccTGTATACGGCAAAATACGGCGATACGCTCGAGCGTGTCTGTAGCTCGATAATGCAAAGTGCTAACCTGCAGAAACCCAGAAACGTTTAGTATTTCAATCATTTCGATCAGACTAAATCTCCataaaacgaaaaaaaaaaaaaaatctggtgacgatttaaaatttttttactcGAGCTATCCGCTATCCAGTATAGTGTCTGAGTTTTCTGATGTGAATGTCAGTAAACTATcaaattataaaagaaaaatagcaCCAATAAGGACATACGTGTTAAAAACGGTTGACTGAACGAAACTGGGACGAAGCCGTTTTCTAATAACTACGTTAGTTAACAGCGAGTTAAACCAGCACTACTAGTTAAAACACTAAACCTAGACGAAAGCTGGCGTTAGAGGACGACAGAGCATGCACCTCCGCTTTAAAAAATAGATCCCGGGTGAATTCGGAGACACGAGACGGACGTTGAACACGGAAGACGACGCGACCGGATCCGAGCAGAGGCTGTGTTgtaaaagtaatggcaccctgtaGGCTTTTCTCTTCATGATGTGGTCGTGTCGACGTCAGTCACAGTGCAAATACAACACGCTGGAGGTTCGCCTGCGATGATAAACAACTTAGATGTTTGAGTAATTccttctgtacacacacacacacacacacagcttttccTCAGCTCTgagctaatacacacacaggtcaggGAACTTCATCTCGTAGATGGGGACGGAGCGGGTCTGGGTTTGGCCGTAGCTCGCCGTGATGGTGCCTGAGGGACTGGGAGGAGGCCTGAAGTGGAGAGAAGAACAGAAATCAGAACCAGTCAGAACCCACAgcggcacacacacaagctccgCCCAAAAACTACACTGCACCTCATGTACACTTTTCCAGCCTGGAGATTCTGGCATCATTCTTTCCATTCTTCCGTCTACCTTCAGgtgctttctttcttcctttattgtttcatttgtcttttctttccttctaccctaattttttctttcctctcctcttattttgtttctccTCTTTTCCTTTCCGTTTCCTTTCATTCCTTCATTTGTAACTAATGTTTCTTACTTCTATCCTTAATTCCTTTTTACCTTGTTCTTTCcgcttttacttttttctacCTTCCTGCTTTTTCCTTCACTAACTCTCACTCTTCTACCTTCATTCTTTACtcctatctatctgtctgtctgtcttctttcCCTGTATATTTCCTTTCCTAAGAGTTTATGTTTATTTCCCAGCACTAATGTTTCTCATGTAAAGCCTCATGATGATGAAACCCACCTGATTGTGATTTCGAAGATCTGACTGAGTTTACTCTGCAGCATGGTGGCCTGAGGGGaaacagaagtgtgtgagtggtggattacacacatactctcacttacactcacatacacacacacacacactctcacacacacacacacacacacacacacacacacacacacacacacacacacacacactcactcacacatacacacacacacacacatacacacacacacacacacacacatacacactcacatacacacacacacacacactcacatacacacacacacacacacacacacacacacacacacacacatacacactcacacacacacatacacactcacacacacacacacacactcacacatacacacacacacacacacatacacacacacacacacacacacacacacacacacacacacacacacacacacacacacacacacacactcacacacacacacacacacacacactcacacatacacacacacacacactcacacatacacacactcacacatacacacactcacacatacacacacacacacacactcacacatacacacacacacacactcacacacacactcacacatacacacactcacacatacacacacacacactcacacacatacacacacatacacacactcacacacactcacacatacacacactcacactcacacacacgcaatccTGAAGATTAATGAAAAATCCTCACTCTGGCTCCACAGTGTGCGGCGATCTCCTCAAACGGTGCTTTCTGAAACTTCTCCACCACCTGTCTCCTCCTCTCTCGCTCCTGCTCCTCCATCCCGACACTGTCCACTgcagagcaaacacacacgcacacacacacacatcaggtcaGTGGTGAACACTTTCCAACACTCCTCAGTTACACACTATAGATGACTGTATCTGTATAGTGTACACATAGTGCCTTGCTTTAAATATTGGCACCCGTCTACATCCGTCGCTCGGTTGGAGTTTCTCATCAAATGTGACAGCTTCTTTCCTTCCCCTACTTCATTATTatgttctttcattcattctctcaccCTTCTTGTTTATTCCTGTCTTTCTACTTGCTCCTGTCTACCTTTCCTGGCTTATCTATCCTGACTGATTTCATCCTTCCTCCTTAATTGCTCTTAATTGGATATCTGGAATATATTTGGAATTGAatcactgtttgtttttataacaaGTGAATGGCTCGATCTACTGAGAcgtttttttgtattgttgctACATAAAGGTTTTCATGTGATATGAGGCACAGATCCTTTTCATTGGTCAGTTACAGTGATAAGCAGGAGTTAGGATCAGTGTGAAAAACCCTAAATAGAGAGAAATATTTGTGTAGAGCGGGAGAGGTTTCCTCACCGATGGCGTTCTTCAGTGCTTCAAACGTGATTTCCTCAGCTGGTGTTCTCTGtggaacaggaaaaaaaacacagagatacTAGTgaggaattgtgtgtgtgtgtgtgtgtgtgtgtgtgtgtgtgtgtgtgtgtgtgtgtgtgtgtgtgtgtcagaaaaggaaagatgaaaggaagaaagtgagagcatgaaaaagaaagaaagaaaaaaagaaaatatgagaaagaaaaagacagaaagaaagagacagccAAAAAGACACGCACGAATGAGGAACAGAACAGAGTGTGAGACACGCCACGACGGAACGTGTGACACAGACAGCCGGCCCCCACCTCCCGTCTGCGCAGCCCGCCCGCCGCAGACCGCACCGCCCGCCATACCGCCGCCGCCAGACCCCGGACCGCCGGCACCCCTCCCGTTGCGCCCGCACCGTCTTCGCCCGACCGGGCCAGCCCGCCCGACCGCCCGCCCGGCCGCCCGCCGCCCGTACCCCCCGCCCGCCGGCCCCTCCCGTCTGCGCCAGCCATCCGCCCCAGCCCTTGTGCGCGCCCGCCCGTCttcgcccgcccgcccgcccgcccgtgTGCGCGCCCGCACGTCGCCGTCCTGCagcccgcagccccgcccctcCGCCCGTGTGCGCccgccccgcccgcccgcccccgcCCGCCGCCACGCCCGCCAGCCCGCCCGCCCCAAATGATGGATGGACTGAAACATAATTAGAAtatactaaattaaaatttatacCAGAAAtatgggttttgtgtgtgtgtgtgcacgcgtgtgtgagtgagagtgtgtgtgcgcgtacgcgcgcgtgtgtgtgtgtgtacgcatgtgtgtgagtgagagtgtgtgcgcgcgtgtgtgtacgcatgtgtgtgagtgagagtgtgtgtgcgtgtgtgcgtgcgcgtgtgtgcacgtgtgtgtgagtgagagtgtttgtgtgtgtgtgtacgtgtacgtgtgtgtgagtgagagagagtgtgtgtgcgcgtgtgcgtgtgtgtgtgtgagtgagagagagtgtgtgtgtgtgtgtgtgagtgtgtgtgtgagtgtgtgtgagtgtgtgtgtgtgagtgagagtgtttgtgtgtgagagtgtgtgtgtgtgtacgtgtacgtgtgtgagtgtgtgtgagtgagagagagagtgtgtgtgtgtgtgtgtgtgtgtgagagtgtgtgtgtgtgagagtgtgtgtgtgagtgtgtacatgtgtgagtgtgtgtgagtgagagagagagtgtgtgtgtgtgtgtgtgtgtgtatttccaaCCTCCTCTTTCTCTGGACTGTTTCTGGACTCAACCTCCACCTGCAGAGAGATTGTTTCTCCGATACTTTTTCTCTTCGACAGCCTGTCTtcatctgaaaagaaaaaaagaaagaaaaagaataaggaacaaaggataaaaaaaggaagaataaGTTCAGCTACTGTTCTTTTTGATGCTTTGTGATCCACAGACTAAAGAAGCGCACACATCTCAGTGCTCGCACCACTGAACTGCTCTCGCATGTGAAAGTGTCTCTGCATGCTCACTTCACTGcaatatgtctgtgtgtctgctttcttttctttctttctgctctctgtaCCTGTGAACTGAGGGATGTAAGGAGTGGCGAGTCTCTCAGTGTTGTAGCCACTTCCTCCCAGCACCTCGGCGATCTTGGACTGCTGGAACAGAAGTTCTCCTGCTGGCTTTTCCAGCGTCTCTGGAAGCCTGACGCATAAACAcgaaggataaaaataaatgtttactttcCTGCACAAACAAGGTTATGTCTTCTGCCATTACTAAGCCCTGAGTGGATGACTgaagtgaagagagagaaggagagagagagagagagagagaaagagggatagagaaagagagagagcgagagagagagcagactgaAGCAGCTTTGGAAAGTGAAGGTCAGTGATTATCGGCTCCATTCAGCACTCGCAGTAACACAGTAATGGACGAGATCGAAGCTTTACTAAAA
Protein-coding regions in this window:
- the pomcb gene encoding proopiomelanocortin b isoform X1 produces the protein MQMQCVSWLSAVFVLCVWGSAADRRCLEITDCKELGSRDKITECVWQCRLKQLVSSTENLLANLQQSDEEEEEEEEDEDSMSLGVLLSALSPYDASHQQLPSVRPQRSEERPSYSMEHFRWGKPASRKRRPLKAHVSEEDKWVEEPSMETPLSSLNRRQLEGSDGRELKNTNNKSTTTKYRITHFRWSAPPTAKRYGGFMKPWAERSHKPLLTLIRNIMVKNGH
- the pomcb gene encoding proopiomelanocortin b isoform X2, whose protein sequence is MQCVSWLSAVFVLCVWGSAADRRCLEITDCKELGSRDKITECVWQCRLKQLVSSTENLLANLQQSDEEEEEEEEDEDSMSLGVLLSALSPYDASHQQLPSVRPQRSEERPSYSMEHFRWGKPASRKRRPLKAHVSEEDKWVEEPSMETPLSSLNRRQLEGSDGRELKNTNNKSTTTKYRITHFRWSAPPTAKRYGGFMKPWAERSHKPLLTLIRNIMVKNGH